One segment of Ancylothrix sp. D3o DNA contains the following:
- the xseB gene encoding exodeoxyribonuclease VII small subunit encodes MNKSSKKTGPVNYEAKVAKIEEIIQKIETGNLEMTEMFNSFTLASQYLHECEDFLTEKQQQLTISVETLAEELDF; translated from the coding sequence ATGAACAAATCCTCTAAAAAAACCGGCCCCGTCAATTATGAAGCCAAAGTCGCCAAAATTGAAGAAATTATTCAAAAAATAGAAACCGGCAACCTAGAAATGACCGAAATGTTCAACTCGTTTACCCTTGCCAGTCAATACCTACACGAGTGCGAAGATTTTCTCACCGAAAAACAACAACAACTAACTATCAGTGTCGAAACCTTGGCGGAGGAATTAGATTTTTAA
- a CDS encoding sensor histidine kinase KdpD → MTPRFLVKLMNWTNWLYWAVGLGIGFGVKSLWKSTPTGTFSATAPPPVPTPNTSQVLEQLKQTQVAYLMASQISQFKGGFLARISHELRAPLNGIIGTHQLILTGLCDSPDEEKEFLEQASESALKLVKLIDNILSVAKAEHGTEEMKMQPVSLAEVFDELEDLTHLQAEDRNLKLQIFMPEEAIYVLADRSRLIQVLVCLVDENLRLMKEGSLTVSASLNSGDGEVGIMIDSPCLLTSWNEPIDLLKHLPTPQLPINPSFQLSPGMSLLMCQILLELMNGKLELVPAVSPRSNVEISQFRCLVQRCVLPQKPGSLAEGYAAPSL, encoded by the coding sequence ATGACTCCTCGCTTTTTGGTAAAACTTATGAACTGGACGAATTGGCTATATTGGGCTGTTGGCTTAGGAATTGGCTTCGGTGTAAAATCTCTCTGGAAGTCTACACCCACCGGCACTTTCAGCGCCACTGCTCCCCCGCCTGTGCCTACTCCCAACACATCTCAAGTATTAGAGCAATTAAAGCAAACTCAAGTAGCTTACTTGATGGCATCACAAATTAGCCAGTTTAAAGGCGGTTTTTTAGCAAGAATTTCTCACGAATTGCGAGCGCCTTTGAATGGGATTATTGGTACACATCAGTTAATTTTAACCGGCCTCTGTGACAGTCCTGATGAGGAAAAAGAGTTTTTAGAGCAAGCTTCGGAATCAGCGCTAAAGTTAGTTAAGTTAATCGATAATATTCTTTCGGTGGCTAAGGCGGAACACGGCACCGAAGAAATGAAAATGCAGCCCGTGTCTTTGGCTGAGGTTTTTGATGAATTGGAAGATTTAACGCATCTGCAAGCGGAAGACAGAAATTTGAAATTGCAAATTTTTATGCCTGAAGAGGCTATTTATGTTTTAGCAGACCGCAGCCGGTTAATTCAAGTTTTGGTGTGTTTGGTTGATGAAAATTTGCGGCTGATGAAAGAGGGCAGTTTGACTGTTTCCGCCTCTCTAAATTCTGGCGATGGAGAAGTTGGAATTATGATTGATAGTCCTTGTTTACTAACAAGTTGGAACGAGCCAATAGATTTATTAAAACATCTGCCGACCCCGCAATTGCCCATTAATCCAAGTTTCCAACTTTCACCCGGAATGTCGTTGTTGATGTGTCAAATTTTGTTGGAATTGATGAATGGAAAATTAGAACTTGTGCCGGCAGTTTCGCCGCGAAGTAATGTTGAAATTAGCCAATTTCGATGCTTAGTTCAACGTTGTGTTCTGCCTCAGAAACCTGGCTCACTAGCAGAGGGTTATGCAGCACCATCGTTGTAG
- a CDS encoding GNAT family N-acetyltransferase → MTQDKLDCRHIKFCDQKTKVDLYQLQDLFKLAAFWAADRRLEDLSLAIANSEPVITAWDTDKMIGFARATSDGIYRGTIWDVVIHPDYQGAGLGRKLVQTVLSHPKMSRVERVYLMTSYQQKFYERIGFEENKTTTMVLHNPLLVSQVSEAEHNVELSIEIG, encoded by the coding sequence ATGACACAGGACAAATTGGATTGTCGGCATATAAAATTTTGCGATCAAAAAACAAAGGTAGACCTCTACCAACTACAAGACCTTTTTAAACTAGCCGCATTTTGGGCAGCAGACCGTCGCCTTGAGGATTTAAGCCTAGCCATCGCCAACAGCGAACCCGTGATTACCGCTTGGGATACAGATAAAATGATCGGCTTTGCTCGCGCCACATCAGACGGCATTTATAGAGGCACAATTTGGGATGTTGTGATCCACCCAGATTACCAAGGGGCCGGTTTAGGCAGAAAATTAGTTCAAACCGTCTTAAGTCATCCCAAAATGAGCCGAGTTGAGCGTGTATATCTAATGACCAGTTACCAGCAAAAATTTTATGAACGGATTGGTTTTGAAGAAAACAAAACTACAACGATGGTGCTGCATAACCCTCTGCTAGTGAGCCAGGTTTCTGAGGCAGAACACAACGTTGAACTAAGCATCGAAATTGGCTAA
- a CDS encoding DUF2949 domain-containing protein — protein sequence MAPATFSQFLRFLQEDLAISAPSLKIALRHREQDPGPLPMILWQYGLVTMEQLERIYDWLETA from the coding sequence ATGGCACCAGCAACTTTTTCTCAATTTCTGCGATTTTTACAAGAAGATTTAGCTATTTCCGCGCCTTCGCTGAAAATTGCCTTACGCCATAGGGAACAAGATCCAGGCCCACTGCCCATGATTCTCTGGCAATATGGTTTAGTGACAATGGAACAATTAGAACGTATCTACGACTGGCTGGAAACAGCATAG
- a CDS encoding DUF5340 domain-containing protein: MEPIPLPSHIHYELLLQLLERQTIFAVSQKPSQREQVQQLIATLRKALAQQKHLEESCERENLPVEYRWSLNEGNGKSGSSLNSPNVHPTPPV, from the coding sequence ATGGAACCGATTCCCCTTCCTTCTCATATTCATTACGAACTGCTACTACAATTGCTAGAGCGTCAGACGATTTTTGCAGTGTCGCAAAAGCCATCGCAGCGAGAGCAAGTACAGCAGTTAATCGCAACACTCCGCAAAGCTTTGGCGCAACAAAAGCACTTAGAAGAAAGCTGTGAGCGAGAAAATCTGCCGGTAGAGTACCGTTGGTCACTTAATGAAGGTAATGGAAAGTCTGGTTCTTCTTTGAATTCCCCAAATGTGCACCCAACACCGCCGGTGTGA
- the rplU gene encoding 50S ribosomal protein L21 yields MTYAIIETGGKQIRVEPGRFYDIELLAQEAEQNVTIDKVLLVQHEDSLHIGQPFVSGAVVEGTILRHFRGRKVIVYKMKPKKKTRKKRGHRQETTRLMINSISLNGTAISTAPAASSEPAAE; encoded by the coding sequence ATGACTTACGCAATTATTGAAACCGGCGGTAAACAAATCCGCGTCGAACCCGGTCGTTTTTACGACATCGAACTGTTGGCTCAAGAAGCTGAGCAAAATGTGACGATTGATAAAGTTTTGCTTGTCCAGCACGAAGACAGCTTGCATATCGGTCAGCCTTTTGTGTCTGGCGCGGTAGTCGAAGGAACGATTTTGCGTCACTTCCGGGGTCGCAAAGTGATTGTTTATAAAATGAAGCCGAAAAAGAAAACCCGCAAAAAACGGGGACACCGGCAAGAAACCACCCGCCTAATGATTAACTCTATTAGCCTCAACGGTACTGCCATTAGCACTGCACCGGCAGCAAGCAGCGAGCCGGCGGCAGAATAG
- a CDS encoding PspA/IM30 family protein: MGLFDRISRVIRANVNDMVSKAEDPEKILEQAIIDMQEDLVQLRQAVATAIATQKRTEQQYNQAESQSNTWQQRAQLALQKGDENLAREALVRKKTHAETAGTLKASLDQQLGQVDTLKRNLIALESKISEAKTKKNMLKARAQAAKANEQLQNTIGNLGTGSAMGAFDRMEEKVLQLEARSQAAAELGGSSLDEQFKLLESGHDVDDELASLKANMALGGSTGATTALPGTAQPTGTPNKPASAVDDELEQLRKQLNNEA; this comes from the coding sequence ATGGGATTGTTCGACCGCATTAGCAGAGTGATCCGGGCCAATGTCAATGATATGGTCAGCAAGGCGGAAGACCCGGAGAAAATTTTAGAGCAGGCCATTATTGATATGCAGGAGGACTTGGTGCAGTTGCGTCAAGCGGTGGCTACTGCTATCGCTACGCAAAAACGCACTGAGCAACAATATAATCAAGCCGAGTCTCAATCTAATACTTGGCAGCAACGTGCTCAACTGGCTCTCCAAAAGGGTGATGAAAATTTGGCCCGTGAGGCTTTGGTTCGCAAAAAAACTCATGCCGAAACTGCTGGTACTCTCAAGGCGAGTTTAGACCAGCAATTAGGCCAGGTGGATACGCTCAAACGTAATTTAATTGCCCTAGAAAGTAAGATTTCTGAGGCGAAAACTAAGAAAAATATGCTCAAAGCACGCGCTCAAGCTGCTAAGGCTAATGAGCAATTGCAAAATACGATAGGCAATTTGGGCACCGGCAGTGCTATGGGTGCGTTTGACCGCATGGAAGAAAAGGTTTTGCAACTTGAGGCTCGCTCTCAGGCGGCTGCTGAGTTGGGTGGTTCTAGTCTCGATGAACAGTTTAAGCTGCTTGAGTCTGGCCATGATGTTGATGATGAGTTGGCCTCTTTGAAGGCTAATATGGCTCTGGGTGGCTCCACCGGCGCCACTACGGCTTTACCGGGCACTGCTCAACCTACCGGCACTCCTAATAAACCAGCTTCGGCGGTTGATGATGAGCTCGAACAGTTGCGTAAACAACTCAATAACGAAGCCTAG
- a CDS encoding DUF6464 family protein yields the protein MLEIVLIFTIALTPPLVSLWKWRQTERTVGARLLAARQSASLRRLPAVRGSTELYNPVLIAQQVGDATCRFNARSPYIRCAVNPDGPCEGCRHYQKRE from the coding sequence GTGTTAGAGATCGTATTGATTTTTACAATTGCTTTAACACCACCCTTGGTGTCTTTGTGGAAATGGCGGCAAACTGAGAGAACAGTAGGAGCAAGACTGTTAGCTGCTAGGCAAAGTGCATCGTTGAGGCGACTTCCCGCAGTGCGAGGCTCCACTGAACTGTATAATCCGGTTTTGATAGCTCAGCAGGTGGGGGATGCGACTTGCCGGTTTAATGCCAGATCGCCTTATATTCGCTGTGCGGTCAATCCTGATGGCCCTTGTGAAGGATGCCGGCATTATCAGAAGCGGGAATAA
- a CDS encoding PspA/IM30 family protein: protein MGLFDRIVRVIRANFNSLVSAAEDPEKILEQAVMDLQEDLVQLRQAVAGAIASQKRTERQYTQTQSTAEEWYRRAQLALQKGDEHLAREALSRRKTYQETAQALAGQIDQQSVIVNQLKQNMRLLESKIADAKTKKDMYIARARSAIASEKLNELVGQITAGGTVNAFERMEEKVLQLEARSQAIADLGEDTMEKQFASLEASSDVDAQLAELKGQMLKSSQPQKLPPTV from the coding sequence ATGGGGTTATTTGACCGAATCGTGCGGGTGATTCGCGCTAATTTTAACAGTCTGGTTAGCGCTGCTGAAGACCCAGAAAAAATACTCGAACAGGCTGTTATGGATCTGCAAGAAGACTTGGTACAATTGCGGCAAGCTGTGGCCGGTGCCATCGCCAGCCAAAAACGCACCGAACGTCAATACACTCAAACTCAATCGACTGCCGAAGAATGGTATCGCCGCGCTCAACTGGCTCTCCAAAAAGGTGATGAACACCTGGCAAGAGAAGCTCTCAGCCGCCGCAAAACTTACCAAGAAACGGCACAAGCTCTTGCGGGGCAAATCGATCAGCAAAGTGTGATTGTCAACCAGCTAAAGCAAAATATGCGCCTGCTGGAAAGCAAAATTGCTGATGCTAAAACCAAAAAAGATATGTATATTGCTCGCGCTCGTTCTGCTATCGCCTCGGAAAAGTTAAACGAATTGGTGGGCCAAATCACTGCCGGCGGTACGGTTAATGCTTTTGAGCGTATGGAAGAAAAGGTCTTGCAACTTGAGGCTCGTTCCCAAGCAATTGCTGATCTCGGTGAGGATACTATGGAAAAACAATTTGCTTCTCTTGAAGCTTCCAGTGATGTAGATGCTCAACTGGCTGAGTTGAAAGGCCAAATGCTGAAAAGTTCTCAGCCCCAAAAGCTGCCTCCTACTGTTTGA
- the nblR gene encoding response regulator transcription factor NblR, with amino-acid sequence MSNVTLERNPSVLFIESDPVLAHQVSLDLKESGYEPVLATDSKTGLDKAIELQPALIIIDRMLAGESGIELCAQLRTKGNRAPVVLLMARDTIEDRVACLEAGADDYFLKPYRSEDFLRLVRIYLQPETSPTEQLRFGDLVLELATRRALRNGRTIELTMKEFELLKFLMEHPREVLTRDQILENVWGYDFMGESNVIEVYIRYLRLKIEDETQKRLIQTVRGVGYVLRET; translated from the coding sequence ATGAGCAACGTCACCCTAGAGAGAAATCCCAGTGTTCTCTTCATCGAAAGCGACCCAGTATTAGCACACCAGGTTAGCCTAGACTTAAAAGAATCAGGCTATGAGCCGGTGCTTGCCACCGACTCCAAAACCGGCCTAGACAAAGCCATTGAACTACAACCGGCCCTAATTATAATTGACCGAATGCTGGCCGGTGAATCGGGTATAGAATTATGCGCCCAATTACGCACAAAAGGCAACCGTGCGCCGGTGGTATTATTAATGGCGCGGGATACGATAGAAGATCGCGTGGCTTGTTTAGAGGCCGGTGCAGACGATTACTTTCTTAAACCCTATCGTAGCGAAGACTTTTTACGCTTAGTGCGTATTTATTTACAGCCAGAAACCAGTCCAACAGAGCAATTAAGATTTGGCGACTTGGTACTAGAGTTAGCAACGCGCCGCGCCTTGCGAAACGGACGCACCATTGAACTCACCATGAAAGAATTTGAACTGTTAAAATTTTTAATGGAACATCCCCGCGAAGTTCTCACCCGCGATCAAATTTTAGAGAACGTCTGGGGCTATGATTTCATGGGAGAATCGAATGTTATTGAAGTGTACATTCGGTATTTGCGCCTCAAAATAGAAGATGAGACTCAAAAACGCCTTATTCAAACAGTCCGGGGTGTCGGCTACGTCCTGCGAGAAACATAA
- the prmC gene encoding peptide chain release factor N(5)-glutamine methyltransferase gives MTHIISGRELWQWRNQAVAASLKANISASELNWLLKEIAGLDSLSLRLESFKNQPEIKLSLPFFELNQLWQRRLIEKVPVQYLLGITHWRNFSLTVSEAVLIPRPETEQIIDIVLAETSGGINFQGNWADLGTGSGAIAIGLAESLTKSTIHAIDYSPEALSIAKTNAEKLGFAERIKFYQGSWFEPLAELQGKLSGIVSNPPYIPAGMIPDLQPEVALHEPHLALAGGEDGLDCIRHLINTAPKYLQNGGIWLIEMMAGQADTVAKLLHSQGNYQRISIIKDLAGVERFALAYIGD, from the coding sequence ATGACACATATTATTTCAGGCAGAGAACTTTGGCAGTGGAGAAATCAGGCTGTTGCTGCTTCTTTGAAAGCTAATATTTCTGCATCAGAATTAAACTGGTTACTTAAAGAAATTGCCGGCCTCGATAGTCTTAGTTTGCGCTTAGAAAGTTTTAAGAATCAACCGGAAATTAAACTTTCTTTGCCTTTTTTTGAACTCAATCAATTGTGGCAACGCCGTCTGATCGAAAAGGTGCCGGTGCAATATTTGCTAGGAATCACTCATTGGCGTAACTTTTCGCTGACTGTTTCTGAGGCGGTTCTTATTCCTCGCCCGGAAACTGAACAAATTATTGATATTGTCTTGGCTGAAACTTCTGGGGGCATCAATTTTCAAGGAAACTGGGCCGATTTGGGTACCGGCAGCGGTGCTATTGCTATTGGTTTGGCAGAAAGCTTGACAAAATCTACAATTCATGCTATTGACTACAGCCCCGAAGCTTTAAGTATTGCTAAAACTAATGCGGAAAAATTGGGATTTGCAGAAAGAATAAAGTTTTATCAGGGTTCTTGGTTTGAACCGCTGGCAGAACTGCAAGGAAAATTAAGCGGTATTGTTTCCAATCCTCCCTATATCCCTGCGGGGATGATACCTGATTTGCAGCCAGAAGTTGCCTTACATGAACCGCATTTAGCCTTGGCGGGTGGGGAAGATGGTTTAGACTGCATTCGCCATTTAATTAACACTGCGCCCAAGTATTTGCAAAATGGAGGTATTTGGCTGATAGAAATGATGGCCGGACAAGCTGACACGGTAGCGAAGTTACTCCACTCACAAGGAAATTATCAGCGAATTTCCATTATCAAAGACTTGGCCGGTGTTGAGCGTTTTGCTTTAGCGTATATTGGAGATTAA
- a CDS encoding DUF192 domain-containing protein, with protein sequence MRKNNLFAIAISILLMGCSQPATSTIPETATPTPTAQAQTPQPQDLPISAKATIAGEIFELEVTETPEQQAMGLMFRRSLPDNRGMLFSFNPPRPVMFWMKNTLIPLDMIFLRDGEVKYIAENVPPCTTMSCPTYGPPDQISIDQVIEVRAGRTAELGLKTGNRITIEFLDQKKPR encoded by the coding sequence ATGAGAAAAAATAATTTATTTGCCATCGCCATAAGTATTTTATTGATGGGATGCAGCCAGCCAGCCACATCCACTATTCCAGAAACGGCCACCCCCACCCCTACTGCCCAAGCACAAACACCACAACCTCAAGACTTGCCAATTTCAGCAAAAGCAACAATAGCCGGTGAAATTTTCGAGTTAGAAGTCACCGAAACCCCCGAACAGCAAGCAATGGGGTTAATGTTTAGGCGTTCATTACCAGACAACCGGGGGATGCTATTTAGTTTTAATCCACCCCGGCCAGTCATGTTTTGGATGAAAAACACCCTCATTCCCCTAGACATGATTTTTCTGCGCGATGGCGAAGTCAAATATATTGCTGAAAACGTCCCCCCCTGTACAACAATGTCTTGCCCTACTTATGGCCCACCCGATCAAATTTCCATAGATCAAGTTATTGAAGTGCGGGCTGGACGAACTGCCGAACTCGGCTTAAAAACCGGCAACCGTATTACTATCGAATTTTTAGATCAAAAAAAACCCAGATAA
- a CDS encoding L-threonylcarbamoyladenylate synthase encodes MPLVSIPELIAGAKDGKLVSFPTDTVPALASRPDKAELIFAAKQRGQDKPLILMAGFAEDIWPYVTGTPEELEIWQNTAKKYWPGALTLVLPASEKVPPQMNPLDPTTLGVRVPNCPIARQILQQTGPLATTSANKSGQPALLSLQEIAAEFLEVLALSPQEFETTPTTGIPSTVVKWRLGGWEILRQGAIIL; translated from the coding sequence ATGCCGCTAGTTTCCATTCCTGAATTGATTGCCGGTGCAAAAGACGGTAAATTAGTTAGCTTTCCTACGGACACTGTACCCGCTTTAGCCAGCCGGCCCGACAAAGCGGAGTTAATTTTTGCCGCCAAACAACGCGGCCAAGATAAACCGTTAATTTTAATGGCCGGCTTTGCGGAAGACATCTGGCCCTATGTCACCGGCACTCCTGAAGAGTTGGAAATTTGGCAAAACACCGCTAAAAAATACTGGCCTGGGGCGCTGACTCTGGTATTGCCGGCCAGCGAAAAAGTCCCCCCACAAATGAACCCCCTTGATCCTACGACGTTGGGGGTTAGAGTGCCGAATTGTCCTATAGCCCGACAAATTTTGCAACAAACCGGCCCCCTCGCTACTACAAGTGCAAACAAAAGCGGACAGCCTGCTTTGCTTAGCCTACAAGAAATTGCTGCTGAATTTTTGGAAGTGCTTGCTCTATCGCCGCAAGAGTTTGAAACAACTCCTACCACCGGCATTCCTTCTACGGTTGTTAAGTGGAGGCTGGGCGGTTGGGAAATTCTACGTCAAGGGGCAATCATTCTATAG
- a CDS encoding alanine--glyoxylate aminotransferase family protein, translating into MDDKLMLMIPGPTPVPEQALLALSKHPIGHRSGDFSKIMAEVTQNLKWLHQTQNDVLCLTVSGTGAMEAGIINFLSPGDRVLVGTNGKFGERWAEVCTAYNLNVETVTTEWGKALDPEKIREKLEADKNKEIKAVIVTHSETSTGVINDLETINRYVKEHGEALIIVDAVTSLGAVNVPIDTWGLDVVCSGSQKGYMIPPGLGFVAVSAKAWEAYKTAKLPRYYLDLGKYRKDAAKNTTPFTPPVNLFFALQATLQMMQKEGLENIFARHQRLMNATREAVKALNLPLYGPDESASPAITAVAPVGVDAEQVRATMKKQFDIVLAGGQDHLKGKVFRIGHLGFVSERDILTAIGALEATLVELGGNGFTSGAGVAAAAKVFAE; encoded by the coding sequence ATGGACGATAAGTTAATGTTAATGATTCCTGGCCCGACGCCGGTGCCGGAACAAGCTTTACTCGCTTTATCAAAACACCCAATAGGCCATAGAAGCGGTGATTTTAGTAAGATCATGGCTGAGGTGACGCAAAATTTAAAGTGGCTTCATCAAACCCAAAATGATGTGCTGTGTCTGACGGTAAGTGGCACCGGCGCGATGGAAGCGGGAATTATTAATTTTCTGAGTCCGGGTGATCGCGTGTTGGTGGGTACTAATGGTAAGTTTGGCGAACGCTGGGCAGAAGTTTGTACGGCTTATAATTTGAATGTGGAGACGGTGACAACCGAGTGGGGTAAAGCGCTTGATCCTGAAAAAATCCGCGAAAAGTTAGAGGCGGATAAAAATAAGGAAATTAAGGCGGTTATTGTTACTCACAGCGAAACTTCAACGGGTGTGATTAATGATTTAGAAACCATTAATCGCTATGTTAAAGAACATGGGGAAGCGTTAATTATTGTTGATGCTGTGACAAGTTTAGGTGCAGTAAATGTACCTATTGACACATGGGGGCTAGATGTAGTATGTTCTGGCTCTCAAAAAGGCTACATGATTCCGCCTGGTTTGGGATTTGTGGCGGTGAGTGCAAAGGCGTGGGAAGCTTATAAAACGGCGAAATTACCCCGATATTATTTAGATTTGGGCAAATATCGCAAGGATGCTGCTAAAAATACAACGCCCTTTACTCCGCCGGTGAATTTGTTTTTTGCCCTGCAAGCCACTTTGCAAATGATGCAAAAAGAAGGCTTGGAAAATATTTTTGCCCGTCACCAGCGCTTGATGAATGCCACAAGAGAAGCGGTTAAGGCGTTGAATTTGCCTTTATATGGCCCGGATGAGTCGGCTAGTCCAGCTATTACGGCGGTGGCGCCGGTGGGTGTGGATGCCGAACAAGTGCGCGCTACTATGAAAAAGCAATTTGATATTGTTTTGGCCGGTGGGCAGGATCATTTGAAGGGTAAGGTTTTCCGTATCGGCCATTTGGGTTTTGTCAGCGAACGCGATATCTTAACGGCGATTGGTGCTTTGGAAGCTACGCTGGTTGAGCTTGGCGGTAATGGTTTTACTTCGGGTGCCGGTGTTGCGGCGGCGGCTAAGGTTTTTGCGGAGTGA
- the rpmA gene encoding 50S ribosomal protein L27, which translates to MAHKKGTGSTRNGRDSNAQRLGVKRFGGQVVRAGNILVRQRGTKFHPGNNVGRGSDDTLFALIDGVVTFERKGKSGKKVSVYAGAVAAAEA; encoded by the coding sequence ATGGCTCATAAGAAAGGTACAGGAAGCACACGCAACGGACGTGACTCTAACGCGCAGCGCTTGGGTGTCAAGCGTTTTGGCGGTCAAGTGGTCAGAGCCGGTAATATTTTGGTGCGTCAGCGCGGCACCAAATTTCACCCTGGTAATAATGTAGGTCGTGGTAGCGATGATACGTTGTTTGCTTTGATCGATGGCGTAGTGACATTTGAGCGCAAAGGCAAAAGCGGTAAAAAAGTCAGCGTCTATGCCGGTGCTGTCGCCGCCGCAGAAGCTTAA
- a CDS encoding FAD-dependent oxidoreductase: MPQKPQSTAKQLVLVGGGHSHAIVLKQLRAKPIPGLEIILISNTRFAPYSGMLPGHIAGFYSFEECHIDLEKLAKTTGIDFIVDEAVGLDLQKNLVFSTKSQPIKFDFLSVDIGSTPATLSVPGAAEYAISAKPVPQLLEKWKQLLTEILAQPQKHWHLAIVGGGAGGVELALALEAHLGKLIKNPHHLTLHLLHKQDEIMSSHSQWVRRCLTNILTNRGIQLHLNQAVSAIKKTSQKKIISCESGLEVECDEVFWVTQASAPAWLKEAGLTTDERGFILVNDKLQSLSHPQVFAAGDIASIINSPTPKAGVFAVRQGKPLYENLACVLQAKPLKPYQPQKQYLSLIGTGTGEAIASRGNWGFGPSQVLWWWKDWIDRRFMKGF, translated from the coding sequence ATGCCACAAAAACCCCAATCCACCGCCAAACAATTAGTCCTCGTAGGCGGGGGTCACTCCCATGCGATTGTCCTCAAGCAATTGCGGGCCAAACCCATACCAGGGCTAGAAATTATTTTAATTTCAAATACCCGTTTCGCGCCCTATTCAGGAATGTTACCAGGGCATATTGCAGGATTTTATAGTTTTGAAGAATGTCATATTGATTTAGAGAAATTAGCAAAAACCACCGGCATTGATTTCATTGTTGACGAAGCGGTGGGATTAGACTTACAAAAAAATCTCGTATTTTCTACAAAAAGTCAGCCGATAAAATTTGATTTTCTGTCGGTGGATATTGGCAGCACACCGGCCACCCTTTCGGTTCCCGGTGCAGCAGAATACGCCATTAGCGCTAAGCCGGTGCCGCAATTATTAGAAAAATGGAAGCAATTGCTCACAGAAATTTTAGCCCAACCCCAAAAACACTGGCATTTAGCAATTGTCGGAGGGGGTGCCGGTGGGGTTGAATTAGCTTTAGCCCTTGAGGCGCATTTAGGCAAATTGATTAAAAATCCCCATCACTTAACGCTACATCTTTTGCATAAACAAGATGAAATCATGTCATCTCATAGCCAATGGGTGCGCCGGTGTCTAACAAATATCCTTACCAATCGCGGTATCCAACTACATCTCAATCAAGCGGTTTCTGCCATCAAAAAAACTTCTCAAAAAAAGATTATTTCCTGTGAGTCAGGCTTAGAGGTAGAGTGTGATGAGGTTTTTTGGGTAACTCAAGCTTCGGCACCGGCATGGTTAAAGGAGGCCGGTTTAACGACAGATGAACGTGGTTTTATTTTAGTCAACGACAAATTACAATCGCTTTCGCATCCGCAAGTATTCGCAGCTGGCGACATTGCCAGCATTATTAATAGTCCAACACCCAAGGCGGGAGTTTTTGCAGTCAGACAAGGTAAGCCATTGTATGAAAATTTGGCTTGCGTACTACAAGCAAAGCCATTAAAGCCATACCAACCCCAGAAGCAATATCTCTCCTTAATAGGCACCGGCACCGGGGAAGCTATCGCGTCGCGCGGAAACTGGGGTTTTGGCCCGTCTCAAGTCTTGTGGTGGTGGAAAGATTGGATAGACCGGCGGTTTATGAAGGGATTTTAG